The Phoenix dactylifera cultivar Barhee BC4 chromosome 12, palm_55x_up_171113_PBpolish2nd_filt_p, whole genome shotgun sequence genome has a window encoding:
- the LOC103703471 gene encoding probable serine/threonine-protein kinase PBL23, with product MGCFSCFRSLYVKDESPKKSEVPKEGNALASLVHNISLESDASQKHRIAAEEILRIGNNGNNSARVFTYAELQAATKNFKAECLLGEGGFGRVYKGHLEDTNQDIAVKQLDRNGLQGNREFLVEVLMLSLLHHPNLVNLIGYCTDGDHRILVYEYMPNGSLEDHLLDLAPNKKPLDWNTRMKIAEGAAKGLEYLHDIANPPVIYRDFKASNILLDEDYNPKLSDFGLAKVGPVGDKSHVSTRVMGTYGYCAPEYALTGQLTTMSDVYSFGVVFLEIITGRRAIDTSRPSNEQNLVQWAEPLFKDKKRFVEMADPLLEGNYPLKGLYQALAVAAMCLQEEASSRPLISDVVTALEYLVVSYYDKKETIPRRLLSQGSKTEENTYSSSQEEDLRQINHEEEVTVQVQETLSSSRREEEGTLERS from the exons ATGGGTTGCTTTTCATGTTTTAGATCGTTATATGTGAAGGATGAGTCCCCGAAGAAGTCCGAGGTGCCAAAAGAAGGGAATGCGCTGGCCTCTCTTGTTCATAACATCTCACTCGAATCAG ATGCCAGCCAAAAGCATAGGATTGCAGCTGAAGAGATCTTAAGGATTGGCAACAATGGGAATAACTCAGCTCGGGTTTTCACATATGCTGAACTTCAAGCAGCAACTAAGAACTTCAAAGCTGAATGTCTTCTTGGTGAAGGTGGATTCGGAAGAGTGTACAAAGGGCACCTTGAGGATACCAATCAA GATATTGCTGTCAAGCAGCTTGATAGGAATGGCTTACAGGGGAACAGAGAGTTCCTTGTTGAAGTACTGATGCTTAGTCTCCTCCATCATCCAAACCTTGTTAATTTGATTGGATATTGCACCGATGGTGATCACAGAATTTTAGTCTATGAATACATGCCAAATGGTTCATTGGAGGATCATCTTCTGG ATCTTGCTCCAAATAAGAAGCCATTGGACTGGAATACAAGGATGAAAATAGCTGAAGGTGCAGCAAAAGGCCTCGAGTATTTACACGATATTGCGAATCCACCAGTAATCTATCGAGATTTCAAAGCATCTAACATTCTTCTCGATGAAGACTACAACCCGAAATTATCTGATTTTGGCCTAGCTAAGGTTGGACCTGTTGGAGATAAGAGCCATGTATCGACAAGGGTGATGGGTACCTATGGCTATTGTGCTCCAGAGTATGCATTAACAGGTCAATTAACAACGATGTCCGATGTGTACAGTTTTGGGGTTGTGTTTTTGGAGATCATTACAGGAAGGAGAGCCATAGACACATCGAGACCATCAAATGAGCAAAACCTCGTCCAGTGG GCAGAACCACTCTTTAAAGACAAGAAGAGGTTTGTGGAAATGGCTGATCCCTTACTCGAAGGGAATTACCCCCTAAAAGGTTTGTATCAAGCTCTTGCAGTTGCAGCAATGTGTCTTCAAGAAGAAGCAAGCTCCCGCCCACTAATCAGTGATGTTGTAACTGCTCTTGAGTATCTAGTTGTTTCATACTATGATAAAAAGGAAACTATTCCTCGGAGATTGCTCTCTCAAGGTTCAAAGACAGAGGAAAATACTTACAGCAGCAGTCAAGAGGAAGATCTTAGGCAAATAAACCATGAGGAGGAAGTGACCGTACAAGTGCAAGAAACTCTTTCATCttcaagaagagaagaggaaggaacTTTGGAAAGGTCTTAA